From the Oleiharenicola lentus genome, one window contains:
- a CDS encoding tetratricopeptide repeat protein, with product MEPGREEHLMFAKHFERAQGWLLLENHAAAERALRLIPSAFRGRSEVQQFRAQLYLAAGRWARAVPLLRKLVKADPSEAQYWVSLAFAVRRADSIAAAEKILREARERFPQEAVIWFNLACYAAQQDRLPEAHNWLREAVRREAAYRELAKTDTDLAPFWKAVADGVIAAPWGD from the coding sequence ATGGAACCGGGCCGTGAAGAACACCTGATGTTCGCCAAGCATTTCGAGCGGGCGCAGGGCTGGCTGCTGCTGGAAAACCATGCGGCGGCGGAACGGGCGCTGCGGCTCATCCCGTCGGCGTTCCGGGGGCGGTCGGAGGTCCAGCAGTTCCGGGCTCAGTTGTATTTGGCGGCGGGGCGCTGGGCGCGGGCGGTGCCGCTGCTGCGGAAGCTCGTGAAGGCGGATCCATCGGAGGCGCAATATTGGGTGAGTCTCGCCTTTGCCGTGCGGCGGGCGGACTCCATCGCCGCGGCCGAAAAGATTCTCCGTGAGGCCCGTGAGCGCTTCCCGCAGGAGGCCGTCATCTGGTTCAACCTCGCTTGTTACGCCGCCCAGCAGGACCGCCTGCCCGAGGCGCACAATTGGCTCCGCGAAGCCGTCCGGCGCGAGGCGGCCTACCGCGAGCTGGCGAAGACGGACACGGATCTGGCGCCGTTCTGGAAGGCGGTCGCAGACGGTGTGATCGCGGCGCCGTGGGGGGATTGA
- a CDS encoding Gfo/Idh/MocA family protein has product MSSHRKLRYGMIGGGRGAFIGGVHRIAAIMDGQAVLTAGAFSSDAARSKASGEDLFLDPSRVYGSYQEMAAAEAKMPADQRLDFIVIVTPNHQHFPPAKLFLEAGFNVVCDKPVTFNLAEAKKLAAVVKKSKKVFVLTHNYTGNAMVKQARELVQAGALGEIRKVVAEYPQGWLSTLLEKTGQKQAGWRTDPKRSGAAGCIGDIGTHAENLARYITGLHIDTLCADLTTFVKGRALDDDGNILVRFKGGAKGIIHASQISVGEENALNIRVYGTKAGLEWHQEHPNQLLVKYPDKPTEIWGRGNGYVGKAAGAVTRTPSGHPEGYLEAFGNIYKEAFRAIRAEVSGEPIPADVDFPTITDGVEGMAFIETVVKSSKAGAKWVKFPKV; this is encoded by the coding sequence ATGAGCTCTCACCGCAAACTTCGTTACGGCATGATCGGCGGCGGGCGCGGCGCCTTTATTGGCGGCGTGCACCGTATTGCCGCCATCATGGACGGCCAGGCTGTCCTCACCGCGGGCGCGTTCTCCAGCGACGCCGCCCGCTCCAAGGCCTCGGGCGAGGACCTCTTCCTCGACCCCAGCCGCGTCTATGGCAGCTACCAGGAAATGGCCGCGGCCGAGGCGAAGATGCCCGCGGACCAACGCCTCGACTTCATCGTCATCGTCACGCCCAACCACCAGCACTTCCCGCCCGCGAAGCTCTTCCTCGAAGCCGGCTTCAACGTCGTGTGCGACAAGCCCGTGACCTTCAACCTCGCCGAGGCCAAGAAGCTCGCGGCCGTGGTGAAGAAGTCGAAGAAGGTCTTCGTCCTCACCCACAACTACACCGGCAATGCCATGGTGAAGCAGGCCCGCGAGCTCGTGCAGGCCGGCGCCCTCGGCGAGATCCGCAAGGTCGTGGCCGAGTATCCGCAGGGCTGGCTCAGCACGCTCCTCGAGAAGACCGGTCAGAAACAGGCCGGCTGGCGCACCGACCCGAAGCGCTCCGGCGCCGCCGGTTGCATCGGCGACATCGGCACGCACGCCGAGAATCTCGCGCGCTACATCACCGGCCTTCACATCGACACGCTCTGCGCCGACCTCACGACCTTCGTCAAGGGCCGCGCCCTCGACGACGACGGCAACATCCTCGTCCGCTTCAAGGGCGGCGCCAAGGGCATCATCCACGCCTCGCAGATCAGCGTCGGCGAGGAGAACGCGCTCAACATCCGCGTCTATGGCACCAAGGCCGGCCTCGAGTGGCACCAGGAGCACCCGAACCAGCTGCTCGTGAAATATCCCGACAAGCCCACGGAGATCTGGGGCCGCGGCAACGGCTATGTTGGCAAGGCCGCCGGCGCTGTCACGCGCACGCCCTCCGGCCACCCCGAGGGTTACCTCGAGGCCTTCGGCAACATCTACAAGGAAGCCTTCCGCGCCATCCGTGCCGAGGTCTCCGGCGAGCCTATCCCAGCCGACGTGGATTTCCCCACGATCACCGACGGCGTCGAAGGCATGGCCTTCATCGAGACGGTGGTGAAGAGCTCGAAGGCCGGCGCGAAGTGGGTGAAGTTCCCGAAGGTCTGA